A part of Catharus ustulatus isolate bCatUst1 chromosome 8, bCatUst1.pri.v2, whole genome shotgun sequence genomic DNA contains:
- the DNAJC12 gene encoding dnaJ homolog subfamily C member 12 isoform X2: MDAILSCNPEDLEDYYNLLGCDELSTAEQILAEYKIKALECHPDKHPGNPKAVENFQKLQQAKEILTNEESRARYDFWRRSKSMHWAVQSKKDQMLEAPDFGDTNNTTTEMWTQQREDSGDGLLEGSREQEDVAIPDVKPQSSKNPDSPRFSEGNYWHLRFRWSGDAPSDLLRKFRNYEI, translated from the exons ATGGATGCCATCCTGAGCTGCAACCCGGAGGACCTGGAGGATTACTACAACTTGCTGGGATGCGATGAGCTATCGACG GCTGAACAGATTCTTGCTGAATACAAGATTAAAGCCCTGGAATGTCATCCTGATAAGCATCCTGGAAACCCTAAAGCAG TGGAGAATTTCCAGAAGCTGCAGCAAGCCAAGGAGATTCTGACCAACGAGGAGAGCCGGGCGCGTTACGATTTCTGGCGCCGCAGCAAA TCAATGCACTGGGCTGTCCAAAGTAAGAAGGACCAAATGCTGGAAGCTCCTGACTTTGGTGACACCAACAACACAACTACTGAGATGTGGACCCAACAGAGGGAAGACAGTGGAGATGGATTgttggaagggagcagggagcaagAAGATGTTGCAATTCCTGATGTGAAACCACAGTCTTCAAAGAATCCAGACTCCCCAA gaTTTTCAGAGGGGAATTACTGGCACTTGCGTTTCCGCTGGTCAGGCGACGCTCCATCTGACCTTCTGAGGAAATTCAGAAACTATGAGATCTAA
- the SIRT1 gene encoding NAD-dependent protein deacetylase sirtuin-1 isoform X2, protein MANGFHSCDSDEEDRASHASSSDWTPRPRIGPYTFVQQHLMLGTDPRTILKDLLPETIPPPELDDMTLWQIVINILSEPPKRKKRKDINTIDDAVKLLQECKKIMVLTGAGVSVSCGIPDFRSRDGIYARLAVDFPDLPDPQAMFDIEYFRKDPRPFFKFAKEIYPGQFQPSLCHKFIALMDKEGKLLRNYTQNIDTLEQVAGIQRIIQCHGSFATASCLICKYKVDCEVVRGDIFNQVVPRCPRCPPEELLAIMKPDIVFFGENLPEQFHRAMKYDKNEVDLLIVIGSSLKVRPVALIPSSIPHEVPQILINREPLPHLHFDVELLGDCDVIINELCQRLGSEYTKLCYNSVKLSEITEKPPRPHKELEALSAELPPTPLNISEGSGSPERMSPPDPALVSQHPPECKVENCEPASETKGTCSEETLQDTQVSSENPENPASELMNSETVKENGSNDGENKERSEILKKCWVNRSAKEQISKRLDGTQYLFLPPNRYIFHGAEVYSDSEDDIISSSSCGSSSESGSCHSQSLDVEDESEMEEFYNGIEDEDAPEQEEEPAFGEDGVEQEEVAAEESAETKEAAGTEHRSNVL, encoded by the exons ATGGCCAATGGCTTTCACTCCTGTGACAGTGATGAAGAAGACAGAGCCTCACATGCAAGTTCCAGTGACTGGACCCCAAGACCACGTATAG GTCCCTACACTTTTGTTCAGCAGCATCTCATGTTAGGTACAGACCCACGGACGATTCTGAAGGACCTGCTGCCAGAAACGATCCCCCCACCTGAACTGGATGACATGACTCTGTGGCAGATCGTGATAAACATCCTTTCAGAGCCAccaaaaaggaagaagaggaaagataTTAACACCATTGATGATGCTGTGAAACTTCTGCAGGAGTGCAAGAAGATCATGGTCTTGACTGGAGCTGGG gtGTCAGTGTCCTGTGGAATACCTGACTTTAGATCCAGAGATGGCATCTATGCACGCCTTGCTGTAGACTTCCCAGACCTTCCAGATCCTCAAGCAATGTTTGATATAGAATACTTCAGAAAGGATCCCAGGCCGTTTTTTAAGTTTGCAAAG GAAATCTACCCAGGACAGTTCCAGCCGTCTCTCTGCCACAAGTTCATCGCTTTGATggataaagaaggaaaactccTTCGCAACTATACTCAGAACATAGACACACTGGAACAGGTGGCAGGGATCCAGAGGATAATACAGTGTCATG GTTCCTTTGCAACAGCTTCCTGCCTGATCTGTAAATACAAAGTTGATTGTGAAGTTGTTCGAGGAGATATTTTCAATCAG GTGgtgccccgctgtccccgctgtccccccgaggagctgctggctATCATGAAACCGGACATTGTGTTCTTTGGGGAGAACCTGCCCGAGCAGTTCCACCGTGCCATGAAGTATGACAAAAATGAAGTGGATCTCCTCATTGTCATTGGGTCTTCACTCAAAGTAAGACCAGTAGCATTGATCCCAA GTTCCATCCCCCATGAAGTGCCTCAGATCTTAATTAATAGGGAACCTTTGCCTCATCTACACTTTGATGTGGAGCTTCTTGGAGACTGTGATGTTATAATTAATGAATTGTGTCAGAGGTTAGGTAGTGAATACACAAAACTTTGCTACAACTCGGtaaaactttcagaaatcacagaaaagcCTCCGCGGCCGCACAAGGAGCTCGAAGCCCTCTCGGCTGAGCTCCCTCCAACCCCTCTGAACATTTCAGAAGGCTCCGGTTCACCAGAAAGGATGAGCCCACCTGATCCTGCGCTGGTGTCACAACACCCACCTGAATGTAAGGTAGAAAACTGTGAGCCTGCCTCAGAAACTAAAGGGACCTGCTCTGAGGAGACCCTTCAGGACACACAGGTGTCATCAGAAAACCCTGAAAATCCTGCTAGTGAGCTAATGAACTCTGAAACAGTGAAGGAAAATGGGTCTAAtgatggagaaaataaagaaaggagTGAAATATTGAAGAAGTGTTGGGTAAACAGATCTGCAAAAGAACAGATTAGCAAAAGGCTGGATG GTACTCAGTATCTGTTTCTGCCACCCAATCGCTATATCTTCCATGGTGCTGAGGTGTACTCGGATTCTGAAGACGACATCATATCTTCCAGCTcttgtggcagcagcagtgagagcgGCTCTTGCCACAGCCAGAGCTTAGATGTGGAGGATGAGAGTGAGATGGAGGAGTTCTACAATGGCATAGAGGATGAGGATGCtcctgagcaggaggaggagcctGCGTTCGGGGAGGATGGAGTcgagcaggaggaggtggcagctgAGGAATCAGCTGAGACAAAGGAAGCTGCAGGGACGGAACATCGGAGCAACGTGCTGTGA
- the SIRT1 gene encoding NAD-dependent protein deacetylase sirtuin-1 isoform X1, with protein sequence MADGDAAPLRPRGPAGPGSDSAEPAAKRHCRGSGSAAPAPRPERAAAPPPAPAAAVPAEPPGEVTAGAADGGRAEREDGGEAAAPLSGADSGAGLRGLPRAEPPPRRHQGEGTEAAPGEDAAEAAPGCGRAQCSNGAAAAPAPHPDNFLLSDEIMANGFHSCDSDEEDRASHASSSDWTPRPRIGPYTFVQQHLMLGTDPRTILKDLLPETIPPPELDDMTLWQIVINILSEPPKRKKRKDINTIDDAVKLLQECKKIMVLTGAGVSVSCGIPDFRSRDGIYARLAVDFPDLPDPQAMFDIEYFRKDPRPFFKFAKEIYPGQFQPSLCHKFIALMDKEGKLLRNYTQNIDTLEQVAGIQRIIQCHGSFATASCLICKYKVDCEVVRGDIFNQVVPRCPRCPPEELLAIMKPDIVFFGENLPEQFHRAMKYDKNEVDLLIVIGSSLKVRPVALIPSSIPHEVPQILINREPLPHLHFDVELLGDCDVIINELCQRLGSEYTKLCYNSVKLSEITEKPPRPHKELEALSAELPPTPLNISEGSGSPERMSPPDPALVSQHPPECKVENCEPASETKGTCSEETLQDTQVSSENPENPASELMNSETVKENGSNDGENKERSEILKKCWVNRSAKEQISKRLDGTQYLFLPPNRYIFHGAEVYSDSEDDIISSSSCGSSSESGSCHSQSLDVEDESEMEEFYNGIEDEDAPEQEEEPAFGEDGVEQEEVAAEESAETKEAAGTEHRSNVL encoded by the exons ATGGCGGACGGGGACGCTGCGCCGCTCCgcccgcgcggccccgccggccccggcagcgACAGCGCCGAGCCCGCGGCCAAGCGGCACTGCCGCGGATCGGGGAGCGCCGCGCCCGCACCGCGCCCCGAACGCgccgcggcgccgccgcccgcgcccgccgccgccgtgcccgcggagccgccgggggAGGTGACGGCGGGAGCGGCCGATGGCGGCCGGGCGGAGCGGGAGGACGGCGGCGAGGCGGCGGCGCCGCTGAGCGGCGCGgacagcggggccgggctgcggggccTGCCTCGGGCGGAGCCGCCTCCGCGGCGGCACCAGGGGGAGGGCACGGAGGCGGCGCCCGGCGAAGACGCGGCGGAGGCGGCCCCGGGCTGCGGGCGGGCGCAGTGTTCGAAcggggcggccgcggcgccggccccgCATCCCG ATAACTTCCTCCTCAGTGATGAAATCATGGCCAATGGCTTTCACTCCTGTGACAGTGATGAAGAAGACAGAGCCTCACATGCAAGTTCCAGTGACTGGACCCCAAGACCACGTATAG GTCCCTACACTTTTGTTCAGCAGCATCTCATGTTAGGTACAGACCCACGGACGATTCTGAAGGACCTGCTGCCAGAAACGATCCCCCCACCTGAACTGGATGACATGACTCTGTGGCAGATCGTGATAAACATCCTTTCAGAGCCAccaaaaaggaagaagaggaaagataTTAACACCATTGATGATGCTGTGAAACTTCTGCAGGAGTGCAAGAAGATCATGGTCTTGACTGGAGCTGGG gtGTCAGTGTCCTGTGGAATACCTGACTTTAGATCCAGAGATGGCATCTATGCACGCCTTGCTGTAGACTTCCCAGACCTTCCAGATCCTCAAGCAATGTTTGATATAGAATACTTCAGAAAGGATCCCAGGCCGTTTTTTAAGTTTGCAAAG GAAATCTACCCAGGACAGTTCCAGCCGTCTCTCTGCCACAAGTTCATCGCTTTGATggataaagaaggaaaactccTTCGCAACTATACTCAGAACATAGACACACTGGAACAGGTGGCAGGGATCCAGAGGATAATACAGTGTCATG GTTCCTTTGCAACAGCTTCCTGCCTGATCTGTAAATACAAAGTTGATTGTGAAGTTGTTCGAGGAGATATTTTCAATCAG GTGgtgccccgctgtccccgctgtccccccgaggagctgctggctATCATGAAACCGGACATTGTGTTCTTTGGGGAGAACCTGCCCGAGCAGTTCCACCGTGCCATGAAGTATGACAAAAATGAAGTGGATCTCCTCATTGTCATTGGGTCTTCACTCAAAGTAAGACCAGTAGCATTGATCCCAA GTTCCATCCCCCATGAAGTGCCTCAGATCTTAATTAATAGGGAACCTTTGCCTCATCTACACTTTGATGTGGAGCTTCTTGGAGACTGTGATGTTATAATTAATGAATTGTGTCAGAGGTTAGGTAGTGAATACACAAAACTTTGCTACAACTCGGtaaaactttcagaaatcacagaaaagcCTCCGCGGCCGCACAAGGAGCTCGAAGCCCTCTCGGCTGAGCTCCCTCCAACCCCTCTGAACATTTCAGAAGGCTCCGGTTCACCAGAAAGGATGAGCCCACCTGATCCTGCGCTGGTGTCACAACACCCACCTGAATGTAAGGTAGAAAACTGTGAGCCTGCCTCAGAAACTAAAGGGACCTGCTCTGAGGAGACCCTTCAGGACACACAGGTGTCATCAGAAAACCCTGAAAATCCTGCTAGTGAGCTAATGAACTCTGAAACAGTGAAGGAAAATGGGTCTAAtgatggagaaaataaagaaaggagTGAAATATTGAAGAAGTGTTGGGTAAACAGATCTGCAAAAGAACAGATTAGCAAAAGGCTGGATG GTACTCAGTATCTGTTTCTGCCACCCAATCGCTATATCTTCCATGGTGCTGAGGTGTACTCGGATTCTGAAGACGACATCATATCTTCCAGCTcttgtggcagcagcagtgagagcgGCTCTTGCCACAGCCAGAGCTTAGATGTGGAGGATGAGAGTGAGATGGAGGAGTTCTACAATGGCATAGAGGATGAGGATGCtcctgagcaggaggaggagcctGCGTTCGGGGAGGATGGAGTcgagcaggaggaggtggcagctgAGGAATCAGCTGAGACAAAGGAAGCTGCAGGGACGGAACATCGGAGCAACGTGCTGTGA
- the DNAJC12 gene encoding dnaJ homolog subfamily C member 12 isoform X1 — translation MDAILSCNPEDLEDYYNLLGCDELSTAEQILAEYKIKALECHPDKHPGNPKAVENFQKLQQAKEILTNEESRARYDFWRRSKVSIPFQQWEALSSSVRTSMHWAVQSKKDQMLEAPDFGDTNNTTTEMWTQQREDSGDGLLEGSREQEDVAIPDVKPQSSKNPDSPRFSEGNYWHLRFRWSGDAPSDLLRKFRNYEI, via the exons ATGGATGCCATCCTGAGCTGCAACCCGGAGGACCTGGAGGATTACTACAACTTGCTGGGATGCGATGAGCTATCGACG GCTGAACAGATTCTTGCTGAATACAAGATTAAAGCCCTGGAATGTCATCCTGATAAGCATCCTGGAAACCCTAAAGCAG TGGAGAATTTCCAGAAGCTGCAGCAAGCCAAGGAGATTCTGACCAACGAGGAGAGCCGGGCGCGTTACGATTTCTGGCGCCGCAGCAAAGTGAGCATCCCGTTCCAGCAGTGGGAGGCGCTGAGCAGCTCCGTGAGGACG TCAATGCACTGGGCTGTCCAAAGTAAGAAGGACCAAATGCTGGAAGCTCCTGACTTTGGTGACACCAACAACACAACTACTGAGATGTGGACCCAACAGAGGGAAGACAGTGGAGATGGATTgttggaagggagcagggagcaagAAGATGTTGCAATTCCTGATGTGAAACCACAGTCTTCAAAGAATCCAGACTCCCCAA gaTTTTCAGAGGGGAATTACTGGCACTTGCGTTTCCGCTGGTCAGGCGACGCTCCATCTGACCTTCTGAGGAAATTCAGAAACTATGAGATCTAA